In Nonomuraea sp. NBC_00507, the following are encoded in one genomic region:
- a CDS encoding type 1 glutamine amidotransferase domain-containing protein has product MSKRILIVLTRHDDLGGVEKTGYYVPEAAHPWEIFRKAGHAVDVASVRGGEPPQDGFDPEDPAQVAFLASPDARDTACLADVDPARYDAVLYAGGHGTMWDFPGDPGVIRVGRAVYEQGGVVAAVCHGPAALVNLTLSDGSYLVAGKRVAAFTNEEEELRGVAHVVPFLLADELVDRGARHEPGPNWQAQVVVDDRLVTGQNPASAAPLAERVLELLAERRA; this is encoded by the coding sequence ATGAGCAAGCGCATCCTGATCGTATTGACCCGCCACGACGACCTCGGCGGCGTGGAGAAGACCGGATACTACGTGCCCGAGGCGGCGCACCCCTGGGAGATCTTCCGTAAGGCCGGACACGCGGTCGACGTCGCCAGCGTGCGCGGCGGCGAGCCGCCGCAGGACGGGTTCGACCCCGAAGACCCCGCCCAGGTGGCCTTCCTCGCCTCGCCGGACGCACGCGACACCGCATGCCTGGCGGACGTGGACCCCGCACGTTACGACGCCGTTCTCTACGCCGGCGGCCACGGCACCATGTGGGACTTCCCCGGCGATCCCGGCGTCATCCGCGTCGGGAGGGCGGTGTACGAGCAGGGCGGCGTGGTGGCCGCCGTCTGCCACGGTCCCGCCGCGCTGGTGAACCTCACGCTGTCCGACGGCTCCTACCTGGTGGCGGGCAAGCGGGTGGCGGCCTTCACCAACGAGGAGGAAGAGTTGCGCGGCGTGGCGCACGTGGTGCCGTTCCTGCTGGCGGACGAGCTGGTGGACCGGGGCGCCCGGCACGAGCCGGGACCGAACTGGCAGGCCCAGGTCGTCGTGGATGACCGCCTCGTCACCGGCCAGAATCCCGCCAGCGCCGCCCCGCTCGCCGAGCGGGTTCTCGAGCTCCTCGCCGAACGGCGGGCGTGA
- a CDS encoding alpha/beta hydrolase has product MAYHPNLDPEIRAAIERTPLPALDMPSMTYEELDGFRAQINAFLAAAPPVDADVVIEDRHVPGPDGAPDVRVRIYRPAGEGRDRADRPGLYWIHGGGMIIGVPEIDDAMMIGYVEQLGVVVVSVDYRLAPENPHPAPVEDCYAGLVWTAKAAGELGIDPARIAVGGASAGGGLAAATVLLARDRGGPGVAFQLLVCPMLDDRNITPSSHEFAEAIVWDRSANLFGWTALLGDRVGTDDVPPYAAPARATDLSGLPPAFIDVGELEVFRDEDLDYALRLSQAGVSTEFHLYPGAFHGFDGMVPDAELSKRAKAARLAALKRAYGL; this is encoded by the coding sequence ATGGCATACCACCCCAACCTGGATCCGGAAATCCGTGCCGCGATCGAGCGGACGCCGCTGCCGGCGCTCGACATGCCGAGCATGACGTACGAGGAGCTCGACGGGTTCCGGGCGCAGATCAACGCGTTCCTGGCCGCCGCGCCGCCGGTCGACGCCGACGTGGTGATCGAGGACCGGCACGTGCCGGGACCCGACGGCGCGCCCGATGTCCGGGTCCGGATCTACCGCCCGGCGGGCGAGGGCCGAGACAGGGCCGACCGGCCGGGGCTCTACTGGATCCACGGCGGTGGAATGATCATCGGGGTGCCGGAGATCGACGACGCGATGATGATCGGCTACGTCGAGCAGCTCGGCGTCGTCGTGGTCTCGGTGGACTACCGTCTGGCGCCGGAGAATCCCCATCCCGCCCCGGTCGAGGACTGCTACGCGGGCCTGGTGTGGACCGCCAAGGCGGCGGGCGAGCTGGGCATCGACCCGGCGAGGATCGCCGTCGGCGGCGCCAGCGCGGGCGGCGGGCTCGCCGCGGCGACCGTGTTGCTGGCCCGCGACCGGGGCGGCCCCGGCGTGGCGTTCCAGCTGCTGGTGTGCCCGATGCTGGACGACCGCAACATCACCCCGTCCAGCCACGAGTTCGCCGAGGCCATCGTCTGGGACAGGTCGGCGAACCTCTTCGGCTGGACCGCGCTGCTCGGCGACCGGGTCGGCACCGACGACGTGCCCCCGTACGCGGCTCCGGCCCGCGCCACCGACCTGTCCGGGCTGCCGCCGGCGTTCATCGACGTCGGTGAGCTGGAGGTGTTCAGGGACGAGGACCTCGACTACGCGCTGCGGTTGTCGCAGGCCGGCGTGTCCACCGAGTTCCACCTCTACCCGGGCGCCTTCCACGGGTTCGACGGCATGGTGCCGGACGCCGAGCTCAGCAAGCGGGCCAAGGCGGCCAGGCTGGCCGCGCTCAAGCGGGCGTACGGCCTGTAG